In a single window of the Tellurirhabdus bombi genome:
- the accD gene encoding acetyl-CoA carboxylase, carboxyltransferase subunit beta, protein MSWFIRKEKGINTPTEMKREAPDGLWYQCPNCKKVMHTREHKQNAYTCVHCSYHEKIGSEAYFALLFDDNEFTELDATMTSADPLKFVDSKPYPERVRATIAKSGLNDAVRTAYGKMNDLEVTVACMDFTFIGGSMGSVVGEKIARAISHSIETRKPFLMISRSGGARMMEAGFSLMQMAKTSAKLALLSEAKIPYVSLLTDPTTGGVTASYAMLGDFNIAEPNALIGFAGPRVIRETIGKNLPEGFQSAEFVLDHGFLDFIVDRKDLKDKLTSLFGMLQ, encoded by the coding sequence ATGTCTTGGTTTATACGAAAAGAAAAAGGTATTAACACGCCCACGGAGATGAAGCGTGAAGCTCCGGACGGATTGTGGTACCAGTGTCCGAACTGCAAAAAAGTAATGCATACACGCGAACACAAGCAAAACGCGTATACGTGTGTGCATTGCAGCTACCACGAAAAGATCGGTTCGGAAGCTTATTTTGCTCTTTTATTTGACGATAACGAATTTACGGAGCTAGACGCAACAATGACCTCGGCTGACCCGCTGAAGTTTGTTGATTCAAAGCCTTATCCAGAGCGAGTGCGCGCAACCATCGCCAAAAGCGGCTTGAACGATGCTGTCCGGACTGCTTACGGCAAAATGAATGACCTGGAGGTCACGGTGGCTTGCATGGATTTTACGTTTATTGGTGGATCAATGGGATCGGTTGTGGGCGAAAAAATTGCCCGGGCCATCAGCCATTCCATCGAAACCCGGAAGCCGTTCCTGATGATTTCGCGCTCAGGTGGGGCGCGGATGATGGAAGCTGGTTTTTCGCTGATGCAAATGGCCAAAACATCGGCCAAGCTGGCGCTGCTTTCGGAAGCTAAAATTCCGTATGTGTCGCTGCTAACCGATCCAACAACGGGCGGAGTAACGGCTTCCTATGCCATGTTGGGCGACTTCAACATTGCCGAGCCGAATGCCCTGATTGGTTTTGCCGGGCCCCGCGTCATTCGTGAAACCATCGGAAAAAACCTGCCGGAAGGCTTTCAAAGTGCCGAATTCGTACTCGACCACGGTTTTCTTGACTTTATTGTCGACCGTAAAGATCTGAAAGACAAACTAACCAGTTTGTTCGGAATGCTTCAGTAA
- a CDS encoding DNA alkylation repair protein gives MSYEKVKADLEKLADSDRAVILQRFFKTGPGQYGEGDLFLGLTVPQQRIIAQKYISLADEEIEKLVQDPYHECRLTALIIWTNQAKKAKQARRKQILDYYLKNKKFINNWDLVDTSCPEIVGNYLLPEDRTILYELAQENHLWSQRIALISTLAFIRKGQFFDTFSLAESLFAHQHDLIHKAIGWMLREVGKKNPEALEEFLHDHIRQLPRTALRYAIERFDPARRKYYLVL, from the coding sequence ATGAGCTACGAGAAAGTTAAAGCCGACTTGGAAAAGCTGGCGGACTCAGACAGGGCCGTTATACTCCAGCGATTTTTCAAAACCGGCCCCGGCCAGTACGGGGAAGGCGATCTTTTTTTGGGTTTGACGGTGCCGCAGCAACGAATAATTGCCCAGAAGTACATTTCGCTGGCGGACGAAGAAATTGAAAAATTAGTCCAGGACCCTTATCACGAGTGCCGGTTGACCGCGCTAATTATCTGGACCAACCAAGCCAAAAAAGCAAAGCAGGCCAGACGAAAGCAGATTCTGGATTATTACCTGAAAAATAAGAAATTCATCAATAATTGGGATCTGGTCGACACGTCCTGCCCGGAAATTGTTGGAAATTATTTGCTGCCCGAAGATCGGACAATCTTGTATGAACTGGCGCAGGAAAACCACCTTTGGTCACAGCGGATTGCGCTGATTTCTACCTTGGCTTTCATCCGAAAAGGACAGTTTTTCGACACGTTTTCCCTGGCCGAAAGTTTGTTTGCGCACCAGCACGACCTGATTCATAAAGCGATTGGCTGGATGCTGCGCGAAGTTGGAAAAAAGAACCCGGAGGCATTGGAAGAGTTTCTGCACGACCACATTCGGCAGTTGCCCCGCACGGCTTTACGCTATGCCATTGAGCGATTTGACCCCGCGCGCCGGAAGTACTATCTGGTTTTGTAA
- a CDS encoding polysaccharide deacetylase family protein, with protein MRLYHRGAIIRGDTSTPQLALVFTGDEFADGGERIRQVLRKHQIKASFFLTGRFYRNPAFQNIIQELKKDGHYLGAHSDQHLLYCDWRKRDSLLVNREQFRADLLRNYTEMQRFKVRESQARFYLPPYEWYNNTIATWTKELGLELINYTPGTLSHADYTTPNDKVYRSSRLILQSIYDFEKKAPSGLNGFILLMHIGTDPARTDKLYLYLDELLDYLKKNNYQPIRINELLTA; from the coding sequence ATGCGGCTGTATCACCGGGGAGCCATAATTCGTGGCGATACCAGCACCCCGCAGCTTGCTCTGGTTTTTACCGGCGATGAATTTGCCGACGGGGGCGAACGCATCCGGCAAGTGCTGCGGAAACACCAGATCAAAGCGTCTTTTTTTCTGACCGGGCGCTTTTACCGGAATCCTGCTTTTCAGAATATCATTCAGGAACTGAAAAAAGACGGGCATTACTTGGGCGCTCATTCCGACCAGCATTTGCTCTACTGCGACTGGCGTAAGCGCGATAGTCTGTTAGTCAATCGGGAGCAATTTAGAGCCGATCTGCTCCGTAATTACACGGAGATGCAGCGCTTTAAGGTCAGGGAATCCCAGGCTCGTTTTTACCTGCCGCCTTATGAATGGTATAACAACACCATTGCCACTTGGACCAAAGAGCTAGGCCTGGAACTCATTAATTATACGCCCGGGACGCTTTCCCATGCCGATTACACCACACCCAACGACAAGGTCTACCGTTCGAGCCGCCTTATTTTGCAGTCGATTTATGATTTTGAAAAAAAGGCTCCGTCGGGTCTCAATGGTTTTATTTTATTGATGCATATTGGTACTGATCCCGCCCGGACAGACAAATTATACCTCTACCTGGACGAACTGCTGGACTATCTGAAAAAGAACAATTACCAGCCCATCCGCATAAATGAATTATTGACTGCATGA
- a CDS encoding glycosyltransferase family 2 protein produces the protein MYNGKKAVVVLPAYKAALTLERTYREIPFDLIDDVILVDDASPDNTVEEARRLGIRHVIRHETNKGYGGNQKSCYRKAVELGADLVIMLHPDYQYTPKLITAMVSIIGNDLYPVVFGSRILGKGALKGGMPIYKYVANRFLTLVQNLLMNQKLSEYHTGYRAFSTEVLRNLDFSHNSDDFIFDNEMIAQIFYKGYEIAEVTCPTKYFEEASSINFRRSSIYGLGVLKVSLFYRLTKWGIMNWKVLK, from the coding sequence ATGTATAACGGCAAGAAAGCAGTGGTGGTGTTGCCTGCTTACAAGGCAGCATTGACTCTGGAACGCACCTACCGTGAAATCCCTTTTGACCTTATCGACGACGTAATTCTGGTCGATGATGCCAGTCCTGATAATACCGTAGAAGAAGCCCGTCGTCTGGGTATTCGCCACGTCATTCGGCACGAGACGAACAAAGGATACGGCGGCAACCAAAAATCATGCTACCGCAAAGCCGTCGAGCTAGGCGCCGATCTGGTTATCATGCTTCACCCTGACTATCAGTACACCCCTAAATTAATTACTGCTATGGTCAGCATCATCGGGAATGATTTGTACCCGGTGGTATTTGGCTCCCGAATTTTAGGAAAAGGTGCGTTGAAAGGCGGTATGCCCATCTACAAATACGTTGCCAATCGCTTTTTGACGCTGGTTCAGAACCTACTAATGAATCAGAAACTGTCTGAATACCACACGGGGTATCGGGCGTTTTCTACAGAAGTGCTCCGCAATCTGGACTTTTCACACAATTCCGATGACTTCATTTTTGATAACGAAATGATCGCCCAAATTTTTTATAAGGGCTACGAAATCGCTGAAGTAACTTGTCCAACCAAGTATTTTGAAGAAGCATCCTCCATTAACTTCCGACGAAGCAGCATTTACGGCTTAGGTGTACTGAAAGTGTCTCTCTTTTACCGGCTTACGAAGTGGGGAATCATGAATTGGAAGGTCTTGAAATAG
- a CDS encoding NAD-dependent epimerase/dehydratase family protein, with the protein MEVALITGSAGLIGSESVAFFADKFDLVIGVDNNLRQYFFGADGSTEWNRNRLQDTYSNYKHHTADIRKVEELETVFKEYGSDIKLIVHAAAQPSHDWAAREPFTDFSVNATGTLNMLEMTRLHAPEAVFIFTSTNKVYGDNPNFLPLIETETRWEIDENHPYFTNGIDEFMSIDHTKHSLFGASKVAADILVQEYGRYFGMKTGVFRGGCLTGPNHSGAQLHGFLSYLMKCSITGQHYTIFGYKGKQVRDNIHSYDLVNMFWHFYQNPRAGEVYNAGGGRHANCSMLEAIAVCEEISGNKMNYSYSDTNRIGDHIWYISDLSKFKNHYPDWNWQYDLRQTLVQIHDSMAQRLLAQK; encoded by the coding sequence ATGGAAGTTGCCTTAATAACGGGCTCAGCTGGGTTAATCGGTAGTGAGTCAGTAGCATTCTTCGCCGATAAGTTCGATTTGGTTATTGGCGTTGATAACAACCTGCGTCAGTATTTTTTTGGCGCTGACGGGTCAACCGAATGGAACCGCAACCGTTTGCAAGATACGTATTCGAACTACAAGCACCACACCGCCGACATTCGTAAGGTAGAAGAATTAGAGACTGTATTTAAAGAATACGGCTCTGATATTAAACTGATCGTTCACGCAGCTGCGCAACCTAGCCATGACTGGGCCGCCCGTGAGCCATTCACGGATTTCTCGGTTAATGCAACCGGTACGCTGAATATGCTGGAAATGACGCGCCTTCACGCTCCCGAAGCCGTCTTTATCTTCACTTCTACCAACAAGGTTTATGGGGATAATCCTAATTTCCTGCCGCTGATCGAAACAGAAACGCGTTGGGAAATTGACGAAAATCACCCGTATTTCACCAACGGTATCGATGAATTCATGTCAATCGACCACACAAAACACTCGTTGTTTGGTGCGTCTAAAGTAGCTGCCGACATTCTGGTTCAGGAATACGGCCGGTATTTTGGCATGAAAACAGGGGTTTTCCGGGGCGGCTGCCTAACCGGGCCAAACCACTCGGGCGCTCAGCTACACGGTTTTCTATCATACCTGATGAAGTGCTCCATCACGGGCCAGCACTACACCATCTTTGGTTACAAAGGCAAGCAGGTACGGGATAACATTCACAGCTATGACCTGGTAAACATGTTCTGGCACTTCTACCAGAACCCTCGCGCGGGCGAAGTTTACAACGCGGGTGGTGGCCGTCACGCCAACTGCTCTATGCTGGAAGCCATTGCCGTCTGTGAAGAGATTTCAGGCAACAAAATGAACTACAGCTATTCGGATACTAACCGGATTGGTGACCACATCTGGTACATCAGTGACTTGAGTAAATTCAAAAACCACTATCCAGACTGGAACTGGCAGTACGATTTGCGCCAGACTTTAGTGCAAATTCACGATAGCATGGCCCAGCGCTTGCTAGCCCAAAAATAA
- a CDS encoding glycoside hydrolase family protein, which yields MWIKKGVVYKTDGSKPFSRTHAQVPFAFPIYQGDSVERLRVYFATRDENRSSSTSFVELDPNDLNNVIYVHDQPCLTKGAIGMFDETGAMPSWFLQRGDEIWLYYTGWNKSETAWYRLGIGLAVSRDGGLTFERVHDGPLLDRSIYDQVWVAQPCVLVEDKPDGTSHWQMWYLSCTKIEVINGHPEPFYNVKYAESEDGIHWNRTGTVAIDYDEFTDAIGRPAVIKEDGLYKMYYSYRNATNFRTDTAQSYRIGYAESTDGIKWERKDDLAGIDRSEDGWDSLMMDYAHVIQLNGKTYMFYNGNGFGASGFGYAEKQ from the coding sequence ATGTGGATTAAAAAAGGAGTTGTTTATAAAACAGATGGTTCAAAACCATTCAGCCGCACGCACGCCCAAGTACCCTTTGCCTTTCCTATCTACCAAGGCGATTCCGTCGAGCGTTTACGGGTTTATTTCGCTACCCGCGACGAAAATCGGTCTTCCTCTACGTCTTTCGTTGAATTAGACCCTAACGACCTGAACAATGTGATTTATGTGCACGACCAGCCCTGTCTGACCAAAGGTGCCATTGGCATGTTCGACGAAACGGGTGCGATGCCATCCTGGTTTTTGCAACGTGGCGACGAAATCTGGTTGTATTATACGGGCTGGAACAAAAGCGAAACAGCCTGGTACCGGCTTGGCATTGGCCTGGCCGTCAGCCGCGATGGTGGACTGACGTTTGAGCGCGTGCATGATGGGCCGCTGCTCGATCGTTCTATTTACGACCAGGTTTGGGTGGCTCAACCCTGCGTTTTGGTGGAAGATAAGCCCGATGGAACTTCTCACTGGCAAATGTGGTATCTTTCTTGCACGAAGATCGAAGTCATCAACGGACACCCCGAGCCTTTCTACAATGTGAAATACGCCGAATCAGAAGACGGTATTCACTGGAATCGCACGGGTACTGTAGCGATTGATTATGACGAGTTTACAGACGCAATCGGGCGTCCGGCCGTTATTAAGGAAGACGGTTTGTACAAAATGTATTATTCCTACCGGAATGCAACGAATTTCCGGACAGACACGGCTCAAAGTTACCGGATTGGTTACGCGGAGTCTACGGATGGTATTAAATGGGAACGCAAGGATGATCTGGCGGGCATTGACCGGTCAGAAGATGGGTGGGATTCGCTCATGATGGATTATGCGCATGTGATACAGCTAAACGGCAAAACCTACATGTTCTATAACGGAAACGGTTTTGGCGCTTCGGGATTTGGGTATGCGGAAAAGCAATGA
- a CDS encoding glycosyltransferase family 2 protein, with amino-acid sequence MIKVSVNIVTYNQVRFIAEAIESALNQETTFPYEIIVADDCSTDGAREVIEAYQKKYPDKIRAILHEKNLGGAGKFNAISAIEASRGQYIATTDGDDYFTSPHKLQKQVEFMDAHPECSTCFHNAQIIWEDGSYAPELVNGPEQKLISTVEDLVGEDEVWFMATSSVMFRNGLLTDYPDWFYESKSGDIPRYILLAKKGKIGYLPDVMSVYRKNRDGVSFTDHRWDADFLYNRIGMYEGINRELDYRFDRVLRKNIARYYRMMLDSKQYEGRYFPRASIALKYLNLGRPNWHITKEIVRDYLVPESLLKVYSAIRLLPHRN; translated from the coding sequence ATGATTAAAGTTAGCGTCAACATAGTCACCTACAACCAGGTTCGGTTTATTGCCGAAGCCATTGAAAGTGCGCTGAATCAGGAAACCACGTTCCCGTACGAAATCATCGTAGCCGATGATTGCTCGACGGATGGAGCGCGGGAGGTTATCGAGGCATACCAGAAAAAATACCCGGATAAAATTCGCGCCATTCTGCACGAGAAAAACCTCGGCGGGGCGGGCAAATTCAACGCCATCAGTGCCATCGAAGCCTCACGGGGTCAGTATATTGCCACGACCGATGGGGACGATTATTTTACCAGCCCTCATAAATTGCAGAAACAGGTTGAATTTATGGACGCTCATCCAGAGTGTTCTACTTGTTTTCATAATGCGCAGATTATTTGGGAGGATGGTAGCTACGCGCCCGAGCTGGTTAACGGTCCGGAGCAAAAGTTAATCTCGACGGTTGAAGACCTGGTTGGCGAGGATGAAGTCTGGTTTATGGCTACGTCGAGTGTCATGTTCCGCAATGGTCTACTGACGGATTATCCCGATTGGTTTTACGAATCCAAGAGCGGCGATATTCCCCGGTACATCTTGTTGGCAAAAAAAGGCAAAATTGGCTATCTTCCTGACGTAATGTCGGTTTACCGCAAAAACCGCGATGGCGTTAGCTTTACAGACCACCGTTGGGATGCCGACTTTCTGTACAATCGCATCGGTATGTATGAAGGCATCAACCGCGAACTGGATTATCGTTTTGATCGTGTACTGCGGAAAAACATTGCCCGGTATTACCGCATGATGTTGGATTCGAAGCAGTATGAAGGCCGTTATTTTCCGCGGGCCAGCATTGCCCTCAAGTACTTGAATCTGGGACGTCCAAATTGGCACATCACCAAAGAGATCGTCCGGGATTATCTGGTTCCAGAATCATTGTTAAAAGTTTACAGCGCCATCCGGTTGCTTCCACATCGTAATTGA
- a CDS encoding glycosyltransferase family 2 protein, protein MKLSVVIPAYNEEESIPETLRTLYQTLSKHGIPHEICVTNDNSKDGTLRVLDQLSLEIPTLVYYTNPGPNGFGYAVRYGLERFTGDCVAVFMADMSDDPEDLAKFYFKMLEGDYDCVFGSRWVKGGQVIDYPELKKFINRIANAIIRLVIGIKYNDTTNAFKLYKRETMEGLKPFLSPHFNLTVELPLKAIVRGYNYAVVPNSWTNRKYGESKLKIKEMGSRYFFILMYCFIEKFFSRGDYRKKVSAGSGGGATTVKAL, encoded by the coding sequence ATGAAACTAAGTGTCGTTATACCCGCTTACAACGAAGAGGAGTCGATACCCGAAACACTACGTACGCTTTACCAAACCTTATCGAAGCACGGTATTCCGCACGAAATCTGTGTAACCAATGACAACTCCAAAGACGGTACCCTGCGCGTCCTGGACCAGTTATCGCTCGAAATTCCAACGCTGGTGTATTATACCAATCCGGGTCCTAACGGGTTCGGGTATGCCGTGCGTTACGGACTGGAGCGCTTTACGGGCGACTGTGTGGCCGTTTTTATGGCCGATATGTCGGATGATCCGGAAGATCTGGCGAAGTTCTATTTCAAAATGCTTGAAGGCGATTACGACTGCGTATTCGGCTCGCGATGGGTTAAAGGGGGTCAGGTTATTGACTATCCCGAACTGAAAAAATTCATCAACCGCATTGCCAACGCCATTATTCGCCTCGTGATCGGCATTAAATACAACGATACCACCAACGCGTTTAAGCTCTACAAGCGTGAAACGATGGAAGGGTTAAAACCCTTTCTCTCGCCGCACTTCAACCTGACCGTTGAGCTACCGCTAAAAGCAATTGTTCGCGGTTATAACTACGCTGTGGTGCCCAATAGCTGGACAAACCGGAAGTACGGCGAATCAAAGCTGAAAATCAAGGAGATGGGAAGCCGCTACTTTTTCATTTTGATGTACTGCTTCATCGAGAAATTTTTCTCCCGGGGCGATTACCGCAAGAAAGTTTCCGCTGGTTCGGGCGGTGGCGCAACTACCGTTAAAGCGTTATAA
- a CDS encoding YheT family hydrolase, whose protein sequence is MPIIQRSAYPGSPRYLYNGHLQTIIPSALRKIAGVNYERERLVLADDDFVDLDWLDQKSRRLVLITHGLEGDSHRHYVKGTARLFAQNKWDVLAWNCRSCSGEMNRAFRLYNHGEIGDIGEVLAHALRTKHYEEVVLVGYSMGGNIILKYLGVHGKTIPDVISRGIAVSSPTDLGASARLLDLPSNKFYRNRFMKKLLVKMSQKANLFPGTLDMTKAAQVRLWRDFDTFFSAPLNGYRDADDFYEQASALNYMTGVSIPALLLNAQNDPLLSPECSPEGLAATHPHIYLETPRTGGHVGFVVRGDEHTYAERRALEFVTSKF, encoded by the coding sequence ATGCCTATTATTCAACGATCTGCTTATCCGGGTTCGCCTCGCTATCTTTACAACGGTCATCTTCAGACCATTATCCCAAGCGCGCTCCGAAAGATAGCTGGCGTCAATTATGAGCGTGAGCGCCTTGTTCTCGCGGACGACGATTTTGTTGACCTGGACTGGCTCGATCAGAAAAGCCGCCGCCTCGTTTTGATCACACACGGACTGGAAGGTGATTCGCACCGGCATTACGTAAAAGGCACTGCCCGTCTATTTGCCCAAAACAAGTGGGATGTCCTGGCCTGGAATTGCCGCTCGTGCAGTGGCGAAATGAACCGGGCATTCCGGCTTTACAACCACGGCGAAATTGGTGACATTGGCGAAGTGCTTGCGCACGCGCTCCGTACAAAACACTACGAAGAGGTTGTGCTTGTTGGGTATAGCATGGGTGGCAATATTATTCTCAAATACCTGGGAGTTCACGGCAAAACGATCCCGGACGTTATTAGCCGGGGCATTGCCGTTTCCTCACCAACTGATCTGGGGGCCAGCGCCCGCCTGCTCGACCTCCCTTCCAATAAGTTTTACCGCAATCGGTTCATGAAAAAGCTGCTTGTTAAAATGAGTCAGAAGGCGAATTTGTTTCCGGGAACACTGGACATGACCAAAGCGGCCCAGGTGCGGCTTTGGCGGGATTTCGATACTTTTTTCTCCGCGCCCCTGAATGGGTACCGCGATGCCGATGATTTCTACGAGCAGGCTTCTGCACTCAACTACATGACTGGTGTTTCGATACCTGCCCTGTTGCTGAACGCCCAGAATGACCCGCTTCTTTCGCCGGAGTGTTCACCGGAAGGACTGGCGGCTACGCACCCGCACATTTACCTTGAAACACCCCGAACAGGTGGGCACGTTGGTTTTGTGGTGCGTGGCGATGAGCATACGTATGCCGAGCGGCGCGCCCTTGAGTTTGTTACGTCTAAATTTTAA
- a CDS encoding D-2-hydroxyacid dehydrogenase: MKLVYLDAYALNPGDLDWATLEALGDVTFYDRTAPDQIVERAKDADMLLVNKVRMNRETLAQLPNLRYIGVTATGYDIIDGQAAREQGITVTNVKGYSTESVAQHTFALLLELAYRTSVHASSVQRGDWASNPDFCYWKTPLVELAGKTLGVVGFGDIGRRVAEIGRAFAMNVIVNRRHTADTPPEGIRYVDISTLFAESDVVSLHCPMTAENKGFVNQELLAKMKKTAYFLNTSRGGLVTENDLAEALNKGTIAGAGLDVLTQEPPSSGNPLIGAKNCVLTPHIAWASFEARQRLLAITVENIKAFLAEKPQNVVN, from the coding sequence ATGAAACTTGTTTATCTTGATGCCTACGCCCTCAATCCCGGTGACCTGGATTGGGCAACCCTCGAAGCCTTGGGCGATGTAACTTTTTACGACCGGACAGCGCCGGACCAAATCGTAGAACGGGCCAAGGATGCCGACATGCTGCTCGTCAACAAAGTCCGGATGAATCGGGAAACGTTGGCCCAGCTTCCGAATCTGCGGTATATCGGTGTAACGGCTACGGGCTATGACATCATTGATGGGCAAGCGGCCCGCGAACAGGGCATCACGGTAACCAACGTAAAAGGGTATAGTACTGAATCGGTGGCGCAGCATACGTTTGCTCTGCTTCTGGAATTAGCCTATCGCACGTCCGTACATGCCTCCAGCGTTCAGCGGGGCGACTGGGCTAGCAACCCTGATTTCTGCTACTGGAAAACGCCACTGGTTGAGTTGGCTGGCAAAACCCTAGGTGTAGTCGGTTTTGGTGACATTGGACGCCGGGTGGCCGAAATTGGCCGGGCTTTTGCCATGAACGTTATCGTCAATCGCCGCCACACAGCCGATACGCCACCCGAAGGCATTCGTTACGTGGACATCTCTACGCTTTTTGCGGAAAGCGATGTAGTTAGCCTCCACTGTCCGATGACCGCCGAAAACAAAGGTTTTGTGAATCAGGAACTATTGGCTAAGATGAAGAAAACGGCTTATTTTCTCAATACCAGCCGGGGCGGTCTGGTTACTGAAAACGACCTGGCCGAAGCACTCAACAAGGGAACAATTGCCGGTGCCGGACTGGATGTCCTGACGCAGGAGCCCCCTTCTAGCGGCAACCCATTGATTGGCGCGAAAAATTGCGTACTGACTCCGCATATTGCCTGGGCTAGCTTCGAAGCACGCCAGCGTCTATTGGCAATCACGGTGGAAAACATCAAGGCTTTTCTCGCGGAAAAGCCGCAGAATGTAGTTAATTAA
- a CDS encoding MerR family transcriptional regulator, with protein sequence MSGYSIKDLEQLSGIKAHTLRIWEQRYNILSPGRTDTNIRTYNDQDLKMVLNISLLKDHGYKISEIAKLSIKELTREVIAISDRKLNYPDQIHALAISMIDLDEDRFEYLISTNIQQFGFENTMLYVIYPFLSRIGTLWVTSSIGPAQEHFITNLIRQKLIAEIDGQARNQHSDAKKYLLYLPEGEMHEITLLFANYIIRARENKVIYLGQNLPFDELQFACNVHKPDFILTAITTSPSNSEVQPYVNKIAKTFPYAHLLLTGYQVVGQDIVLPENATIINNLEDLRHIVSA encoded by the coding sequence ATGAGTGGGTATTCAATAAAAGACTTAGAGCAGCTATCGGGAATCAAGGCGCACACGCTTCGTATTTGGGAACAGCGGTATAATATTCTGTCTCCGGGCAGGACGGATACGAACATTCGGACCTACAATGACCAGGATTTGAAGATGGTACTGAACATCTCGTTGTTAAAAGATCATGGTTACAAAATCTCCGAAATCGCGAAGCTAAGTATCAAAGAACTGACTCGTGAGGTGATTGCGATCTCGGATCGAAAACTGAACTACCCCGACCAGATTCACGCCCTGGCGATCTCCATGATTGATCTGGATGAAGATCGCTTTGAATACCTCATCAGCACCAACATTCAGCAGTTTGGCTTTGAAAATACGATGCTATATGTCATCTATCCTTTTCTGAGCCGCATCGGAACGCTTTGGGTCACAAGCTCAATTGGACCCGCGCAGGAGCATTTTATCACGAACCTGATCCGGCAAAAACTCATTGCCGAGATCGATGGGCAAGCGCGCAACCAGCATTCGGACGCAAAGAAATACCTGCTTTATCTTCCTGAAGGTGAAATGCACGAGATCACGCTCCTGTTTGCAAATTACATCATTCGGGCGCGGGAGAATAAAGTTATTTATCTAGGTCAGAATTTGCCTTTCGATGAGTTACAATTTGCCTGTAACGTGCATAAGCCCGACTTTATTCTTACCGCGATCACCACATCACCGAGTAACAGTGAAGTCCAGCCCTACGTTAACAAAATAGCCAAAACCTTCCCTTATGCCCATTTACTACTAACTGGTTATCAGGTGGTAGGACAGGACATTGTGTTGCCAGAGAACGCGACAATCATCAATAATCTGGAAGATCTAAGGCATATTGTCAGCGCCTGA
- a CDS encoding carotenoid biosynthesis protein: MPDGLLTSARYYRPVVIFLILAYVSGAIGLQLPVSSPLFRSLVPVNLLVSLALLLLFHPDWNRPFIFYCVLTWLVGFWVEVLGVKTGFVFGNYEYGPTLGIKFLDVPLLIGCNWLMLTYCCGVVCDRLPFPVYLKAIFAASLMVLLDLLIEPVAIQLDFWNWFGADIPIRNYLGWWIVSLVLMSIWYGLPFRKDNRLAMPLLLLQFFFFIASILFNL; this comes from the coding sequence ATGCCTGATGGTCTACTTACTTCGGCACGTTACTACCGGCCGGTAGTCATTTTTTTGATACTGGCCTACGTTTCCGGTGCAATCGGTTTGCAACTTCCCGTTTCGTCGCCGCTTTTCCGGTCGTTGGTTCCGGTCAATTTGCTGGTCTCTCTTGCCTTGCTGCTGCTTTTTCATCCCGATTGGAATCGCCCTTTCATTTTTTATTGCGTCCTGACCTGGCTCGTTGGCTTCTGGGTAGAGGTGTTAGGCGTTAAGACAGGATTTGTATTCGGGAACTATGAGTACGGGCCTACCTTAGGCATCAAATTCCTGGACGTGCCGCTACTGATTGGCTGTAATTGGCTTATGCTGACGTACTGCTGCGGTGTTGTTTGTGACCGTTTGCCTTTTCCGGTTTATCTGAAAGCAATCTTCGCCGCTTCGTTAATGGTTTTGCTGGACCTCCTGATTGAGCCTGTAGCCATTCAGCTTGACTTTTGGAACTGGTTTGGTGCCGACATTCCCATTCGGAATTATCTGGGTTGGTGGATTGTATCGCTGGTGCTTATGTCGATCTGGTATGGGTTACCTTTTCGGAAAGACAATCGCCTGGCTATGCCTTTGCTACTTTTGCAGTTCTTTTTCTTTATAGCCAGTATTTTGTTTAATCTATAG